In Sphingobacteriaceae bacterium, the following proteins share a genomic window:
- the leuC gene encoding 3-isopropylmalate dehydratase large subunit — MTGKTLFDKIWESHVVTSLKDGPDMLYIDKHLVHEVTSPQAFDGLRKRKVPVFRRANTMVTADHNVPTIDQHLPIKDAISAKQLKTLEDNCDEFGLECFGLGHFLQGIVHVIAPELGITLPGMTMVCGDSHTSTHGAFGTIAFGIGTSEVEQVLTTQCLLQTKPKQMKIEISGKLEKGVGAKDLILYIISELTSSGATGYFVEYCGEAISALSMEERMTVCNMSIEMGARGGLIAPDEKTFDYIHGRQFAPKKTKWEEALVYWKTLFSDKDAVYDSVVSFRAEDIGPMITYGTNPGMGISINQAIPSHTDESFKKALTYMGFEKEESLIGKKIKWVFIGSCTNSRIEDLRTVAAYVKGKQKHKDVNVLIVPGSQRVLMQARLEGIDTVLQEAGFTLREPGCSACLAMNEDKIPEGEYCVSTSNRNFEGRQGPGSRTLLASPLMAAAAAVSGQITDVRNFLN, encoded by the coding sequence ATGACCGGGAAAACGTTATTCGATAAAATATGGGAATCGCATGTGGTGACTTCTTTAAAAGACGGGCCTGACATGTTGTATATCGACAAACACCTGGTGCATGAGGTAACGAGTCCGCAAGCTTTTGATGGCCTGCGTAAAAGAAAGGTGCCGGTTTTCAGGAGAGCTAACACCATGGTGACAGCTGATCATAACGTTCCTACCATAGATCAACACCTTCCCATTAAGGATGCCATTTCTGCCAAACAATTAAAAACACTCGAAGACAATTGTGATGAATTTGGACTCGAATGTTTTGGACTCGGACATTTTTTGCAAGGCATTGTGCATGTTATTGCTCCCGAATTAGGAATCACCTTGCCGGGCATGACTATGGTTTGCGGCGATAGTCATACCTCTACACATGGCGCGTTTGGAACTATTGCTTTTGGAATAGGTACGAGCGAAGTAGAGCAGGTTTTAACCACACAATGTCTGTTACAAACCAAACCCAAACAAATGAAAATAGAGATCAGTGGCAAGCTTGAAAAAGGTGTAGGTGCAAAAGATCTTATTCTCTATATTATTTCTGAACTAACATCCAGTGGCGCAACAGGTTATTTTGTGGAATACTGCGGCGAGGCAATTTCTGCATTGAGCATGGAAGAACGCATGACCGTTTGTAACATGAGCATAGAGATGGGTGCACGGGGCGGACTTATAGCTCCTGATGAAAAAACTTTTGATTACATACATGGGCGTCAATTTGCGCCCAAAAAAACGAAATGGGAAGAAGCTCTGGTTTATTGGAAGACATTGTTCTCTGATAAAGATGCGGTTTATGATTCGGTAGTTTCCTTTAGGGCGGAAGATATCGGACCAATGATTACTTATGGTACAAATCCGGGTATGGGAATCAGCATCAACCAGGCTATTCCTTCCCATACAGATGAATCTTTTAAGAAAGCCCTTACTTACATGGGATTTGAAAAAGAGGAATCGCTGATAGGAAAAAAAATTAAGTGGGTATTTATTGGAAGTTGCACCAATTCGCGCATAGAAGATCTCAGGACCGTTGCTGCCTATGTGAAAGGAAAACAAAAACATAAAGATGTAAATGTTTTGATTGTTCCGGGTTCGCAACGTGTTTTAATGCAGGCCAGGTTAGAGGGAATTGATACGGTTTTACAGGAAGCGGGATTTACTTTACGTGAACCGGGATGTTCTGCTTGTCTTGCCATGAATGAGGATAAAATTCCGGAGGGCGAATATTGTGTGTCTACCTCTAACAGAAATTTTGAAGGCCGGCAAGGGCCAGGATCAAGGACTTTGCTTGCTAGTCCTTTAATGGCGGCTGCTGCAGCGGTGAGCGGACAAATTACCGATGTTCGGAATTTTCTAAATTAA
- a CDS encoding hydroxyacid dehydrogenase, whose protein sequence is MTTAKGYAANSATTPLGPFTFERREVGPKDVQFDILYCGVCHSDLHVAKNEWGGTVFPVVPGHELVGRVTKVGKDVKKFKVGDLAGVGCLVDSCRDCDNCKKGLEQFCRNGSTGTYNGKDKISGGVTYGGYSNQIVTTEDFVLKVSEKLPLAGVAPLLCAGITTYSPLRHWKVGKGHKVAVVGLGGLGHMAVKFAASFGAEVTMLSTSPSKEEDARHLGAHHFALTKDADQVKALTGKFDFIIDTVSAPHNYNQYLAMLDTDGVMICVGAPPTPSEIMAFSLIGGRKSLAGSLIGGLPETQEMLDYCAEHNIVSEVEVIPMDYINTAYERMLASDVKYRFVIDMATI, encoded by the coding sequence ATGACAACAGCAAAAGGATACGCTGCAAATAGCGCCACCACACCACTCGGACCATTTACATTTGAAAGAAGAGAAGTCGGACCAAAAGACGTTCAGTTTGATATTTTATATTGTGGCGTTTGTCACTCCGATTTACACGTAGCAAAAAATGAATGGGGCGGAACCGTTTTTCCTGTCGTACCAGGACATGAATTGGTAGGACGCGTTACCAAAGTTGGGAAGGATGTGAAAAAATTTAAAGTCGGAGATCTTGCCGGAGTAGGCTGTCTTGTTGACTCCTGCCGCGATTGCGACAATTGTAAAAAAGGTCTCGAACAATTTTGCCGGAATGGTTCTACCGGCACTTATAACGGAAAAGATAAAATAAGTGGCGGCGTTACCTATGGCGGCTACTCCAACCAGATTGTCACCACAGAAGACTTTGTATTGAAAGTTTCCGAAAAATTACCGCTTGCCGGAGTTGCGCCCTTATTGTGCGCTGGCATCACTACCTATTCTCCCCTTCGTCACTGGAAAGTTGGAAAAGGTCATAAAGTAGCTGTAGTAGGCCTTGGCGGACTCGGGCACATGGCCGTGAAGTTTGCGGCATCCTTCGGCGCAGAAGTAACTATGTTAAGTACCTCGCCATCTAAAGAAGAAGATGCGCGCCATCTGGGAGCTCACCATTTCGCATTGACCAAAGATGCAGATCAGGTAAAAGCACTTACCGGGAAATTTGATTTCATTATTGACACTGTTTCTGCACCGCATAACTACAACCAGTATCTTGCTATGTTAGATACAGATGGCGTAATGATTTGTGTTGGCGCCCCTCCTACTCCATCCGAAATTATGGCCTTCAGTTTAATTGGTGGACGTAAAAGTCTTGCCGGTTCTTTAATTGGAGGTCTGCCTGAAACACAAGAGATGCTCGACTATTGCGCAGAACATAACATTGTTTCAGAAGTAGAGGTTATTCCGATGGATTATATCAATACGGCCTACGAACGTATGCTGGCCAGCGATGTAAAGTACCGTTTTGTAATTGATATGGCTACTATTTAA
- the leuB gene encoding 3-isopropylmalate dehydrogenase, which yields MKKRIAVLPGDGIGTEVTAEAVKVLEAIALRYNHYFEFNYGLIGAAAIDATGNPFPSETQKLCEDSDAVLMGAIGDPKYDHDPSAKIRPEQGLLALRKELGLYANIRPVRSYNALLSKVPLKPEIVKGVDFTVFRELTGGIYFGKKGREDDGNSAYDLCTYNKEEVRRITKLAFEEALKRHKKVTLVDKANVLETSRLWRETVKEIAEDYSQVALDFMYVDNAAMQLILNPRQFDVILTENMFGDILTDEASVIGGSLGLMPSASIGSKHAMYEPIHGSYPQAKGKGIANPIGSILSAAMMLDMSFGMSVESSLVNRAVQEVIEMGYLTPELAGKHSCTTSEVGEKISSFVLEEMHEMI from the coding sequence ATGAAAAAAAGAATTGCTGTATTGCCGGGAGATGGCATTGGTACTGAAGTTACCGCCGAAGCGGTGAAAGTTCTAGAAGCCATTGCTTTAAGGTACAATCATTATTTTGAATTTAATTACGGGCTCATTGGGGCGGCAGCAATAGATGCTACAGGAAATCCCTTTCCTTCCGAAACTCAAAAATTATGCGAAGATTCGGATGCCGTTTTGATGGGCGCTATCGGCGATCCTAAATACGATCACGATCCTTCTGCAAAAATTCGTCCTGAACAAGGACTCTTAGCCTTGCGTAAAGAATTGGGTTTGTACGCTAACATTCGTCCGGTGCGATCTTACAATGCGCTTTTATCGAAAGTTCCTTTAAAACCAGAGATTGTTAAAGGTGTTGACTTTACAGTATTTCGTGAGTTAACCGGCGGCATTTATTTCGGAAAAAAAGGACGTGAAGATGATGGGAACAGCGCTTACGATCTTTGCACTTATAACAAAGAAGAAGTAAGACGTATCACAAAACTTGCTTTTGAAGAAGCTTTAAAACGTCACAAGAAAGTGACGCTTGTAGATAAAGCCAATGTATTAGAGACCTCACGTTTATGGCGTGAAACCGTTAAAGAAATTGCCGAAGACTATTCTCAGGTAGCCTTAGACTTTATGTATGTGGACAATGCCGCTATGCAACTGATTTTAAATCCCCGCCAGTTTGATGTGATTTTAACCGAAAACATGTTTGGAGATATTTTGACGGATGAAGCATCTGTTATTGGAGGCTCATTAGGGTTAATGCCTTCGGCCTCCATTGGCAGTAAGCATGCTATGTATGAACCCATTCATGGTTCTTACCCTCAGGCCAAGGGAAAAGGAATTGCCAATCCGATTGGTTCTATTTTATCGGCTGCTATGATGCTGGATATGAGTTTTGGCATGAGTGTAGAAAGTTCTTTGGTTAACAGAGCTGTTCAGGAAGTTATTGAAATGGGGTATCTCACTCCTGAATTAGCGGGCAAACATTCTTGTACTACCAGTGAAGTAGGAGAGAAGATCTCCTCTTTTGTGTTGGAAGAAATGCACGAGATGATTTAG
- a CDS encoding 2-isopropylmalate synthase gives MSQKIYIFDTTLRDGEQVPGCQLNTDEKVRIALALEEMGVDIIEAGFPISSPGDFKSVTEISKALKYPTVCALSRAIKSDIDCAAEALKYAKNKRIHTGIGSSDVHILHKFNSTREQVLEQAVAAVKHAKSYVEDVEFYAEDAGRADIHFLAVMIEKAIAAGATVVNIPDTTGYCLPDEYGAKIKFLQENVKGIHNVIISCHCHNDLGLATANSMSGVINGARQIECTVNGIGERAGNTALEEIVMILQSHKELDMQTSVNSKKIYGLSRLVSRLMKFNVQPHKAIVGKNAFSHSSGIHQDGFLKHRETYEIIDPKDVGVDKSKIVLTARSGRAALKHRLEALGYLLNKAELNEAYAYFLVEADKLKQVEDEDLAKLMEDSKIKHEASYDRENVIR, from the coding sequence ATGAGTCAAAAAATTTACATTTTCGATACAACCTTAAGAGATGGAGAACAGGTACCCGGTTGTCAACTCAATACAGACGAAAAAGTAAGAATTGCTCTCGCGCTGGAAGAAATGGGAGTCGATATCATCGAGGCGGGTTTCCCCATTTCTAGTCCGGGTGATTTTAAATCGGTAACCGAAATTTCAAAGGCTCTTAAATATCCTACAGTGTGCGCCTTATCGCGTGCTATAAAGAGTGATATTGATTGTGCAGCAGAAGCGCTTAAGTACGCGAAAAACAAGCGTATCCATACCGGCATAGGAAGTTCGGATGTTCACATCCTTCATAAATTTAACAGCACCAGAGAGCAGGTGCTCGAGCAAGCTGTAGCGGCAGTTAAACACGCAAAATCTTATGTTGAAGATGTGGAGTTTTATGCTGAAGATGCAGGCCGTGCAGATATTCATTTTCTGGCGGTGATGATTGAGAAAGCTATTGCGGCCGGAGCTACTGTTGTGAATATTCCCGATACAACCGGTTATTGTTTGCCTGACGAATACGGTGCCAAGATTAAATTTTTACAGGAGAATGTAAAAGGTATTCACAATGTTATTATCTCCTGCCATTGTCACAACGATCTAGGATTGGCAACAGCAAATTCTATGTCCGGAGTAATTAACGGGGCGCGGCAAATTGAATGTACTGTAAATGGTATTGGTGAAAGAGCTGGAAATACTGCCCTCGAAGAAATTGTTATGATCCTTCAAAGTCATAAGGAGCTGGATATGCAGACCAGTGTCAATTCTAAAAAAATATATGGTTTAAGCCGTTTGGTATCGCGCCTGATGAAATTTAATGTGCAACCACACAAAGCCATTGTTGGTAAAAATGCTTTCTCGCATTCGTCCGGTATTCACCAGGATGGCTTCTTAAAACACCGTGAAACTTACGAGATCATTGATCCAAAGGATGTTGGAGTTGATAAATCAAAAATTGTGTTGACTGCCCGCAGCGGTCGTGCAGCGCTTAAGCACAGACTGGAAGCGCTTGGTTACTTACTGAATAAAGCAGAACTTAATGAAGCCTATGCTTACTTTTTAGTAGAAGCGGATAAATTAAAGCAGGTAGAAGATGAAGACCTTGCAAAATTAATGGAAGACTCTAAAATAAAACACGAAGCAAGCTATGACCGGGAAAACGTTATTCGATAA
- the katE gene encoding catalase HPII (Catalase HPII; monofunctional catalase that decomposes hydrogen peroxide into water and oxygen; serves to protect cells from the toxic effects of hydrogen peroxide) — MAKKNTSPKAPGKNENEKTKSLEQFTENGDGQFLTTNQGLRINDNQNSLKAGERGATLLEDFILREKITHFDHERIPERIVHARGSAAHGYFELYKSMSQYTKAGFLNDTSVKTPVFVRFSTVAGSRGSSDLARDARGFAVKFYTQQGNYDLVGNNIPVFFIQDAMKFPDLIHAVKPEPDNEMPQAASAHDTFWDFISVVPESMHMIMWVMSDRAIPRSYRMMEGFGVHTFRFINEQGKSSFVKFHWKPVLGVHSVAWDEAQNISGKDPDFHRRDLWEAIESGNFPEYELGVQIVDEKDEFKYGFDLLDPTKLIPEELVPVTIVGKMTLNRNPDNFFAETEQVAFHPGHLVPGIDFSNDPLLQGRLFSYTDTQLSRLGSPNFHEIPINRPIVDIHNNQRDGHMRTTINKGKTSYDPNTIGGGCPFQAMMKNFGFTSFLERIDAKKIRGRSKSFIDHFSQATLFFNSQSESEKNHLINALRFELGKVQAIEIRQRMVNLLTQVDKTLAKKVADALGLVPTLPQQPMNHSVPADANPADYQSKKIKSSLDSSEALSMKNTHKESIATRRVAFLAADGVDEAGLNAMKKTLESKGAVVKIIAPKLGNLKSASGSAISVDESFLQAASVCYDAVFIPGGKKSIFNLMSEADALHFVNEAYKHCKAIAASPDASDFLNGTYIDTDREDAGLITNSTTPEKAFVKAIAQHRFWEREVARKVPA; from the coding sequence ATGGCAAAAAAAAACACAAGCCCGAAAGCTCCCGGGAAAAACGAAAATGAAAAAACAAAAAGTCTTGAGCAATTCACTGAAAATGGTGACGGTCAATTTTTAACCACCAACCAGGGTTTAAGGATCAATGACAATCAAAATTCTTTAAAGGCCGGAGAACGAGGCGCAACTCTGCTTGAAGATTTTATCCTGCGTGAAAAAATTACGCACTTTGATCATGAACGTATTCCTGAGCGCATTGTACACGCGCGTGGGTCTGCAGCGCACGGTTATTTTGAACTTTACAAAAGTATGAGTCAATATACCAAGGCCGGATTTTTAAACGATACTTCTGTAAAGACACCTGTATTTGTAAGATTCTCAACAGTTGCAGGATCTCGTGGCTCTAGCGACCTGGCAAGAGATGCACGCGGCTTTGCTGTTAAATTTTACACACAACAGGGCAATTACGATTTGGTTGGAAATAACATTCCTGTTTTTTTTATACAGGACGCTATGAAGTTTCCGGATCTTATTCATGCAGTTAAACCGGAGCCGGATAACGAAATGCCTCAAGCTGCTTCTGCGCATGATACATTTTGGGATTTTATTTCCGTTGTTCCTGAATCTATGCACATGATTATGTGGGTAATGAGCGACCGGGCTATTCCACGCAGTTACCGTATGATGGAGGGTTTTGGTGTCCATACTTTCCGTTTTATAAATGAACAAGGAAAATCCAGTTTTGTAAAATTTCACTGGAAGCCTGTTTTAGGCGTGCACTCGGTGGCATGGGACGAGGCTCAAAATATTTCCGGAAAAGATCCCGACTTTCACCGTCGCGATCTTTGGGAAGCTATTGAAAGTGGAAATTTTCCAGAGTATGAATTAGGTGTGCAAATTGTAGATGAAAAAGATGAATTCAAATATGGTTTCGACCTTTTAGATCCCACAAAATTAATTCCGGAAGAATTAGTACCGGTAACCATCGTTGGTAAAATGACTTTAAATCGCAACCCCGATAACTTTTTCGCAGAAACAGAACAAGTGGCTTTTCATCCCGGGCATTTAGTACCAGGAATCGATTTTTCCAATGATCCACTTTTACAGGGAAGATTATTTTCTTATACTGATACCCAGCTGTCAAGACTTGGCAGCCCTAACTTCCACGAAATTCCAATTAATCGTCCAATAGTGGATATTCACAATAATCAACGCGATGGACACATGCGCACGACAATCAACAAAGGAAAAACAAGTTACGATCCTAATACCATTGGCGGTGGTTGCCCGTTTCAGGCGATGATGAAAAATTTCGGATTCACTTCTTTCTTAGAACGTATTGACGCAAAAAAAATCCGCGGTCGCAGTAAAAGCTTTATCGACCATTTTAGTCAGGCAACTTTATTCTTTAACAGCCAGAGTGAATCAGAAAAAAATCATCTTATCAATGCCTTACGGTTTGAATTAGGAAAAGTTCAAGCCATAGAAATACGCCAGCGCATGGTAAATCTGCTAACCCAGGTAGATAAAACTTTAGCGAAAAAAGTAGCTGATGCTTTGGGACTCGTTCCCACATTACCTCAACAACCTATGAACCATAGCGTGCCCGCAGATGCCAATCCTGCAGACTACCAGTCGAAAAAAATAAAATCGTCGCTTGATAGTTCAGAAGCATTGAGCATGAAAAATACCCATAAAGAGTCTATTGCAACGAGGCGGGTAGCTTTTCTTGCGGCTGATGGCGTAGATGAAGCAGGTTTGAATGCTATGAAAAAAACTTTAGAGTCGAAAGGGGCAGTTGTAAAAATAATTGCGCCAAAATTAGGCAACCTCAAATCCGCCAGCGGTTCTGCAATTTCAGTGGATGAGAGCTTTTTACAAGCTGCCAGCGTTTGTTACGATGCAGTCTTTATTCCTGGCGGCAAAAAAAGCATCTTTAATCTGATGTCAGAAGCAGATGCGTTGCATTTTGTGAACGAAGCTTACAAACATTGCAAAGCCATAGCCGCTTCTCCCGATGCAAGTGATTTTTTAAACGGCACTTATATCGATACCGATAGAGAAGATGCCGGACTCATCACTAATTCCACTACTCCGGAAAAAGCTTTTGTAAAAGCCATTGCTCAACATAGATTCTGGGAAAGAGAAGTCGCACGTAAAGTTCCGGCCTAA
- a CDS encoding aminotransferase class I and II, giving the protein METKISLRTVNVMRYLQPLREGGSLPALAEADDDFKYVLKFKGNGQGVRSLIAELIGGEVARTLGLKLPELVFANLDEAFGRTEGDEEIQDLLKASQGLNLAMHFLSGAINFDPVVTSVNEKLSSQIVWMDAFLTNIDRTSKNTNMLVWNKELWLIDHGACLNFQYTWTDWETKAKSPFAYIKEHVLLKKATQLQEINTEYKKILSEEKLKAITNLIPDEWLQWDDTDESPEALRTTYFQFLSTRLKNSEIFTNEADNARKTLI; this is encoded by the coding sequence ATGGAAACTAAAATTTCTCTAAGAACTGTAAATGTGATGCGCTACCTGCAGCCCCTCCGCGAGGGTGGCTCCCTTCCTGCATTAGCCGAAGCGGATGATGATTTTAAATATGTTTTAAAATTTAAAGGCAATGGCCAGGGGGTTAGATCGCTCATTGCTGAGTTAATAGGTGGTGAAGTTGCACGCACTCTAGGATTAAAATTACCGGAATTAGTCTTTGCTAATCTCGACGAAGCTTTTGGCAGAACAGAGGGAGATGAAGAAATACAAGACCTTTTAAAAGCCAGTCAGGGTTTAAATCTGGCGATGCACTTTTTATCGGGAGCAATTAATTTTGATCCGGTGGTAACCAGTGTCAATGAAAAACTCTCTTCGCAAATTGTCTGGATGGATGCCTTTTTAACTAACATCGACCGGACTTCTAAAAACACCAACATGTTGGTATGGAACAAAGAGCTCTGGTTAATAGATCATGGAGCTTGTTTAAACTTTCAATACACCTGGACAGACTGGGAAACAAAAGCTAAAAGCCCCTTCGCTTATATTAAAGAACACGTGCTTTTAAAAAAAGCAACCCAACTGCAAGAGATTAACACCGAGTATAAAAAAATTCTCAGCGAAGAAAAATTAAAAGCCATAACAAATCTTATCCCCGATGAATGGCTGCAGTGGGACGATACCGATGAATCGCCGGAAGCACTAAGAACTACTTACTTTCAATTTTTATCCACACGTCTCAAGAATTCAGAGATCTTTACAAACGAAGCCGACAATGCAAGAAAAACACTTATATGA
- the leuD gene encoding 3-isopropylmalate dehydratase small subunit: protein MEKFINISSTGVPLPAENVDTDQIIPARFLKATTKTGFGENLFRDWRYDSNGDPNPDFILNSADKDSKILVAGKNFGCGSSREHAAWALHDYGFRVVVSSFFADIFKNNALNTNVLPVQVTDDFLTDIFRAIEKNKETVIHVNLKEQVIEIPELGRKEFFSIPLHKKTCLMEGYDDIDFLLSMKKEIEFYEKTSQYLRLLNESNERSLKLRSDVSSSVVDND from the coding sequence ATGGAAAAATTTATAAATATAAGTTCTACGGGTGTTCCTCTTCCTGCTGAGAATGTAGACACGGATCAAATTATTCCCGCTCGTTTTTTAAAAGCAACTACAAAAACAGGTTTTGGAGAAAATTTATTCAGAGACTGGCGTTACGATTCTAACGGTGATCCAAATCCTGATTTCATATTAAATAGTGCAGATAAAGATTCTAAAATTCTTGTGGCGGGAAAGAATTTTGGATGTGGGAGTAGCCGTGAGCATGCGGCCTGGGCTTTACACGACTATGGATTTCGTGTGGTAGTATCCAGTTTTTTTGCGGATATTTTTAAAAATAACGCGTTAAATACGAATGTTTTGCCTGTTCAGGTAACAGATGATTTTCTGACGGATATTTTTAGAGCTATAGAAAAGAACAAAGAAACTGTGATCCATGTGAATCTTAAAGAGCAGGTTATTGAGATTCCGGAGCTGGGTAGGAAAGAATTTTTTTCCATTCCCCTTCATAAAAAAACCTGTTTGATGGAAGGCTATGATGATATTGATTTTTTATTGAGCATGAAGAAAGAAATTGAGTTTTATGAGAAAACAAGTCAATATTTACGCCTGTTAAATGAATCAAATGAGCGGTCATTAAAACTTAGGTCCGATGTTAGTTCGAGCGTAGTCGATAACGACTGA
- a CDS encoding amidohydrolase, which translates to MEKELFTKLVDIRRQLHANPEIGYQEHQTSALICKELDALQIPYRKGIAGTGVVATLKKGEGPVIALRADMDALPILEETTLAFKSTKKMQDASGVQIPLMHACGHDMHTTMLLGAAALLKDQDFKGTIKFIFQPSEEGVYDDPDKKSGGQRMVEAGELDDVKAALGLHVHPLLPVGMLAYKLGQALACANFFKIEITGKMAHAAVAPHLGVDAILVASNLIQSISAIAYKYVPPHEPTVISFTKINGGVAPNVIADKVIIEGTVRALDLDTFNQVLARMEKIIKGTELSFDAKIKIDYNLNYPSLLNDKTVHNSLDDTLNGIFGKERIMPIDAILGSEDFAFYSRKVPSMFYFLGAKDTAEKCYFLHDSKVVFNEDSIPFGSKLLSEGALTLLK; encoded by the coding sequence ATGGAAAAAGAACTTTTCACAAAACTCGTTGACATTCGTCGCCAACTACATGCTAATCCTGAAATAGGTTACCAGGAACACCAGACCTCAGCACTTATTTGCAAAGAACTCGACGCTCTTCAGATCCCTTATCGCAAAGGCATTGCAGGCACAGGTGTTGTGGCCACTTTAAAAAAAGGCGAAGGTCCGGTAATAGCTTTACGTGCAGATATGGATGCACTTCCTATTCTTGAAGAAACTACTTTGGCTTTTAAGAGTACAAAAAAAATGCAGGACGCCAGCGGCGTTCAGATTCCTCTGATGCATGCATGCGGTCACGATATGCACACTACCATGCTTTTAGGAGCCGCTGCACTTTTAAAAGACCAGGATTTTAAAGGAACAATTAAATTTATTTTTCAACCTTCAGAAGAAGGTGTTTATGACGATCCTGATAAAAAGTCCGGCGGTCAGCGCATGGTCGAAGCCGGCGAACTCGACGATGTGAAAGCAGCGTTGGGTCTGCATGTTCACCCATTACTACCGGTTGGCATGCTGGCTTATAAACTCGGACAAGCATTGGCTTGTGCAAATTTCTTTAAAATTGAAATTACAGGAAAGATGGCTCATGCAGCCGTGGCTCCGCATTTGGGAGTTGATGCTATTTTAGTGGCCAGTAATCTTATTCAATCCATTTCCGCCATTGCCTATAAATATGTTCCACCCCACGAACCCACAGTTATCTCCTTTACAAAAATAAATGGCGGTGTTGCGCCAAATGTTATTGCCGATAAAGTAATAATTGAAGGAACTGTGCGGGCCCTGGATTTAGATACATTTAACCAGGTACTCGCGCGCATGGAAAAAATCATTAAAGGCACCGAACTATCCTTCGACGCGAAAATAAAAATCGACTACAATTTAAATTATCCGAGCTTGTTGAATGATAAAACAGTTCACAACAGTTTGGATGATACGCTCAACGGCATCTTCGGAAAAGAAAGAATTATGCCTATTGACGCAATTTTAGGTTCTGAAGATTTTGCTTTTTATTCGCGAAAAGTTCCTTCTATGTTTTATTTTTTAGGTGCAAAAGACACAGCTGAGAAATGTTATTTTTTACACGATTCAAAAGTAGTGTTTAATGAAGATTCCATCCCATTCGGCTCCAAACTTTTAAGTGAGGGAGCCCTGACTTTACTCAAATAA
- a CDS encoding polyketide cyclase produces MADSKNQLITVATTVNAPIDKVWNYWTEPQHILHWNNASPDWHTPKSENDLREGGKFSSTMAARDGSMSFDFGGTYTKVELHKKIEYTLEDDRKVKINFTEEGQSTKIVEDFEAENQNSIELQKSGWQAIIDNFKKYTEEN; encoded by the coding sequence ATGGCCGACTCAAAAAATCAGTTAATTACAGTTGCAACTACTGTTAACGCACCTATTGACAAAGTATGGAACTACTGGACAGAACCTCAACACATCCTCCACTGGAATAATGCCTCGCCAGACTGGCACACCCCAAAATCAGAAAATGATTTGCGGGAAGGTGGAAAATTTTCAAGTACTATGGCAGCCAGAGATGGCAGCATGAGTTTTGATTTTGGTGGCACTTACACAAAAGTTGAATTACATAAAAAAATCGAATACACTTTAGAGGATGATCGTAAAGTGAAGATCAATTTTACCGAAGAAGGACAAAGCACTAAGATAGTTGAAGATTTTGAAGCCGAAAATCAAAACTCAATAGAGCTGCAAAAAAGTGGGTGGCAAGCCATCATAGATAACTTTAAAAAATATACCGAAGAGAATTAA
- a CDS encoding general stress protein, whose translation MDSINKEQPEDNYKDLHGEEATQKIKELVNKANVCFFCSDITTGKDFETRPMSVQQLDDAGNLWFLSAHDSHKNKEIKSDDSVQLLFQGSSYSDFLTLYGKATISKDKEKIKELWQPILKTWFTEGVDDPRITVIKVEPEKGYYWDTKHNMAVGMIKRITGAIIGKTLDDSIEGKIKA comes from the coding sequence ATGGACAGTATTAACAAAGAACAACCCGAAGACAATTACAAAGATTTGCATGGGGAAGAAGCCACCCAAAAAATAAAAGAACTGGTGAATAAGGCCAATGTTTGCTTTTTTTGCAGCGATATTACCACCGGAAAAGATTTTGAAACAAGGCCCATGTCAGTGCAACAATTAGATGATGCGGGCAACCTGTGGTTTCTAAGTGCTCATGACAGTCACAAAAACAAAGAAATAAAATCGGATGATTCGGTTCAGTTATTGTTTCAGGGATCGTCGTATTCAGATTTTCTGACTCTTTATGGCAAAGCAACCATTAGCAAAGACAAAGAAAAAATTAAAGAGCTCTGGCAACCCATTTTAAAAACATGGTTTACTGAAGGAGTAGATGATCCAAGAATTACAGTAATTAAAGTAGAACCAGAAAAAGGATATTACTGGGATACCAAACATAACATGGCTGTAGGCATGATTAAACGTATAACCGGCGCCATTATTGGAAAAACACTGGACGATTCTATAGAAGGAAAAATTAAAGCGTAA